In the Methanobacterium sp. genome, TAGCGTCCCAATCATAGACTTCTGCATGCATCTCTACTATTTTAGCCCCTAATTCTTTTAATTCTTCTTTTTTAAGTCCTTCAAGCCTCATTATGGGCTTTCTTAAGTCTTTATGATCTGTATCCAAAGCATCCTTTATCCGGTCATATAATGCTTGATAGGATGGGATTCCTTTCTTTGAATCTTCAAAGAATTCACTTGTACCTGCAAAAACAAAGAGCGTGCTTTCAAAATTCCCTAAATTACATTCATCATATATATAACGGATATAATCGTATGCACTGTCTCTTAACTTCGTTGTATGTAGAGATCTAATGTATTCAACCTCATCTATTAAAATTACAAGTCCACTGTATCCTAAAGATTTCAAAAAAGCAGATAATGCCTCTAAAAATGTGAATGCATTTTCTTTGGTTACATCACCTTTAACTCCAAATTTCCTTTTCATTGTAAATGGAATATTGGAATCTCCTCTTAGCCATGCTTGCGCATAATGGGCAGTTTCAGTATCCCCTGAAGATGCAGCACTATTATAGTTTTCTATAGCAATTGCAAAGGAATTAGCATATTTTCGCGCTGCTTCCAGATCTTGAGTCATATTTTCACGTACAATGCTGTTTTGTCTTAATGGATCCATTGTTTCTTCCATTGCAACCATTTTAAGTCCAGTAAGCCATCTTTCGATAATATGTTCCAGTGACGTCCCTGTTTTACATTTTAAAGTCTTAACTATGTTTTTATATACTTCTTCAAATCTATTGAAGGGAATATCTCTGGTTATGGTTATTTTAGATACTACAAAGTTCTCATTAAAGGCCATCTCTTCGATTACTTTGAGTAAAAATGATTTACCTCCACCATAATCACCTTCAAGAAATTTTGTTGCAGCTTTGCCATTTTCTATTTTTTCAAATAAACGTTTGATTTCTTGAATTTCCAGTTCTCTTCCAACGCATATTTGGGAAGTTCCCTTTGGTGGTACATTTCCTTCCTTTAAAGCCTGAATAATGTCTTCATAGTCCAATTTGATACCCCTAACCTAATTTTATATATCCAAATCTATGTGAATTACCTCTTGGGCCATATAATTTGACTAAATTATCCGGATTTCTTGAAGGGCTGTGTTCAAAGCCCAATTTCCAGATATTTTCAGCGTAATATTCCTCAATATCTTCATAACTTTTAGAAATACCATACGAGTTGACTAATTTATGTAAAAGCTTAATAAATCTCTTTATTTCGATTTGATTGGACGCTTCCGTGTTTTTAATTAATTCATACAGGCCTTTAATTGAATTATTTAAAAATTCATCCATTGTAAATGACATTTTTTCAAAATAGCCAGGAAAAGTTTTACTGGAATTCATTCTTTTGATTATAAAATTAAAATCTTCTTCTGAAATTTCTCTAAACTCCGATTTAAAATAGCCAGATGAATTTTTTTTGTTTTTTATGAATTTAAGGTCACTTGCAACATTTTTTGCAGGTAGTGGTTGGGTGAAATACTTTATTCCTTTTAATTTAATCTTTCTTTTGGATTTATCAAATCCTAAAAGAGAATTATCATCATCAAATGAGTTTTCTACTAATCCATAACCAATAAAAGAAAGTAATCGTGTTTTTCCAACTAAAAGGGGCATAAAAAATAATATTTTATCACTTGATTTAACTGATCTTATGGTTTTTGCTCTGGGACTTTTGGCGCCTAAAATCTTATTCTTGCTTATATTACCTAAATATTTCTCATCTATCCTGTAAATCCAGTATTTCGAACTTTCTTCAGCTTCCATTAATTTTCGCTGCTTAATAGGAACCCCACCATCCATTTTTAAAGTGGAACACTTACTTTTTTAATAAGAGTCTATAAGCTGGAAATAAATATGGTAATGAATAGAAATATCTCAATGGATTTCATTAATAAACTTTTTCTTTATGATCTTTATAGAAACTAATAAATTATTGTAAAACTATCAAAAAATTAGATGATGTAAATGAGTTATTTAGTATGTAATAATTGCAACGGTTATTATAAGTTGCAGAAAGGGGAATCACCAGAGGATTTTGAAGGTTGTGAGTGTGGTGGAAAATTAGAACATTATGAAACATTGTATACATTTGTAGATAAATATTATGATTTAAATTATTCTGGATTAGAAAAAGAAAATCTACAGCTTAAAAGGGAAAATGAACAATTAAGGGAAACTTACAATCAACTGAATGATGATTATCTTAAACAGGCCAATGAAAACCATAACTTAAAAATAGTTAATTTTGATTTTGAAAGTGAAAATCTGAAATTAAAAGAATTTCAGGATAAATTAAAAGAAATTAATAAAGAGATTGAAGAAGAAAATTCCAGTTTAAAGGATAGCATCAGTTCAATTAAAGACAAATATTCAAGATTAGAAAGAAAAAACTCTGAATTGAGTGAAGAATTATTTAAAAGTAAAGAAATTAATAATGAGAATTTAAAATTAAAAGAGTCTTATGATTCCATAAAACTCGAATATAATAATTTAAATGATAATTATTCCAAATTAAATGAAGAATTAAATGGATTAAAAAAGCAAAACAAAAGATTGGAAGATAATAAAAAAGAATTAAGCCATACATATACTGAATTAGAGGATTTAAAGAAACATAATGAAGAGTTACTAAGTAAAAATTTCAAATTAAATGAAAAGTTTTCTAAATTAGAAAAAGAGAATTTTAAATTGGAAAACGATAATTCTAAGCTAAATACTGATTTTAACGAATTAAAGGAAAGTTTTTCGAAAATAGAAAAAGAGAACCATGAATTAAAGGAATTAGAAGATAAAACTGATAATTTTAAATTAAAAACGAAGTATAATGAATTAAACAATGCTTATTATAAATTAAAAGTTGAACATTCCAATTTAAAGGAAAAATATTCTGCATTGAATAATGAAAATAAAATAAATAACTCTTTTAGAGGTGTAAAATTAGAATTTTCTAATAAAGAGGAGGGAATATTAAAAACCCATATTCTTTGTGAAGATTGTGGTAAGAAATTGCCCCTATCTCAGTTTTATAAGACCAAATCAAAGGATAGAGGTTATACAACAAGGTGTAAAAGCTGTACCCGTAAAAGAAATGCGGTAAATGGACTAATAGAACTGAGTAAGTATATAGAGTTAAATATTCCTTTTTCAAAGGATGAGCTTAAAAATGTAGTTAAAGAACCATTTTCAACCTTTGAAAATTATATCTGGGTTCTATTAGAGCTTGATATTTTAAATTACATGGAAGATGAGAACAAATATGTTTTAAAATCAGATGATAGGTTGAAAAGTTTCTGTGGGACTTATGGGATTTCTCTGGCTTAAAGTTTAAAAAGAGAATGTGAGCATTTTAATTCTTTTAATGTTTCAAATAATTCGGTAAATAAAGTATTTTAAGGGGTACGTGTTCTTTCAACATTTTTTCACTTTCTTCTATAATTTTTAACTCATTCCTGCTTAAATCTTTGTTATCGACCGTAATAAGTCTGGGAGAGTCATAATCTTTAACTAAACTCCATACTATCCCATTTGCAACAATTTCAATATCATTAACCTGATTAATCGCTTCAACTCCAATAATTGGCTGTATGCATACAATTAAATTTTTCAACTGGTTAATGGAGGTTTCACCATGGTCCTTGAAATTAAAAGATTTCATCTTCTTTAAATGAATATCAATACACTGTTGCACTCTCCTTACATAAACATGCAATATTTTAGCTTGCGGATGATTTTTTAAAGCGTTTATTTCTAATTTTCTCTTTTTGTTTTTAAGTTCTTTTTCAATGATTTCAATTGTATAGTAGTGATGAGTTTCTACAGGATATTTATCAAAAAAGAATTTACAGGAGTTGTGATGATGATCATTCATGTCACAAAGCCCTATAATCACGCCAGTGTCACAAAAAAATCCGCATTCCATTGCATCACTTGAATTAATGTTATTTTAGATTAGAAGTTTCATCGGGCTTCAATTTCTTCATATAACTCTCTAATGGTGGGTGAATCAGCAGGTAACTGTTTTATTAAGGTTAAAAGTTCTTTGTTCAATTCATTAATTGTTGGAATTAAACCCTCGCTCTCAAATTGTTCGTGAAGTTCATCTAAATCTTTATTTAGTTTTTTCTTGTAAAATTGCACCCTATTTTTGTGTTTTATTTTCTCCTGTTCTACTAACTTTCTATCGCCGTGTAAAGTTTCTATATAAGGAGTTAAAATAGCGAAAATATCTTTGTATATTCTGAAAAGACTATCAACTTTAATAGTTATTTGGGAAATACTTTGATTGTTATTTAATTTTATGCTTAAAAATTCGATTAAGTCTGTAAATTTCCTGAAAATTTCTAAAATATCTTCATCTTCGATATGCTCTAATGAAAAATAATAGTTTGATATAATACCTGAAATATTACGATCTTTTCTCCCAAAAAGGTTCATTTGGAGGTTTCCTCCCATTAGATCATCTTTAATTTCTTCAAACCAATTATTTAATTCTCTATTGGTTAAATAAAAGTCACGATATTCATTGGGAGTTATTTCACCATAAATCCATTCAAAAAAGGCTTTCCTATCCCTAACAAAATACTGGCTTAACTTCAAAAGACAATTATTTATCATTTGTGTTACTTCTTCAGGTAAATTAACCTGTTCCTGTGTTAATTGAGATAAATTAAAGTCCGCACCAAATGATGTTTTTAAATAGTCCTCTACAGTGCTTGAATAAAATCCATGCCTGTAATATCCCCACACAAAATCTTCTATAATGACACCATTCTGTTCTAAATCTTTTGAAACAAGTATAATTAGTTTATTAAGCCTTGTAGTTTGAATATATCTTTGTTCTTTTTTACTAAAGACATTTTGGGATTCATTGATAATATAGGCCGTTAAGTCATCATTATTTATTGCATATCCCATTCAATTACCTCATATGCTTTTTGATATTAAAATCAATATATTAGGTAATACTATTGTATATTTTATTAATGGTTTAAAATTTTCTTTTCTTTTATTAACTTTAAATAAAGGCCATTTATAAAATTTGTGATAATCCTAATCGTTAACATAATTTATGATGTTTAAAAATAATGAATGTAGTGATTCTATTTTTATTATGATTCCAATTTCCTGCTTCTTTTAATCAATTTTAATAAAATGATAAAACGAATTCTTAAAAAAGGTCTGTAAAGCCAGATAAATAAGGGCAGAGGCTTCAATAAAGGGACATTTATGTATTTAGATAAAAGTTAGACATTTCTCTACCTATAATTAATTCCACTAATTCCACAATTTATCCACAATTTATCCACTTATTCCACAATCAGGAAAATGTATAATACCTGGATTTTGTTTCACCCTTCGCTGTAAATATTCCTTTCTGAACCAGTTGCTTAAGATCAATTAAGGCCGTATTTGAACTAATTTCTGGATTAAGTTCTCTATATTCTTTATTTGTAATTTTACCATATTCAATTAGATAATTAATGGCTTTACGCTGTCTTTCATTTAATGTATTTAATATTTCATCACTAATTTTGTATTTTCTAAGTGTAACAACAACATTCCCTGACTTGATAGAATCCATATTCCAGTTGATGTGGTCCCTATTGACGCTGTTCGAGAGGAGATTAGAGAGCAGGTTTTAAGGGAGGCTATTCCTGTATAACGGGTTTAGATGCTATTGATTCTGTAGAGTTATTTTCCGTCCTTTTTTCTGTATTCATAAAATTTTAATAGATATAACTATAAAAAATATTAAACGATAACATGGAAGAAAAGAAAGAAGTGCAATATGAAATTGAAGATGTAAAAAGAAAAATACTTCCTATTTTAAAGCACTATGGGGTTAAAAAAGCCGGATTATTTGGATCAATAGTTCGAGGAGAGCTGCGAGAAGACAGTGATATTGATATTCTTGTTGAAATTGAAAAAGACATCAGTCTACTGGATTTTGTTGAGTTTAAACTTGAAATTGAGGAAAAACTGGGAAGAAAAGTCGATCTGGTGGAATACAGTGCAATTAAACCTCTTTTAAAGAACATAATACTTAGGGAACAGGTGGCAATTCTTTGAAGAAAGATGCAAGAGTTTACATTGAAGATATACTGGAAGGTATTCTAAAAATAGAAGAATATACAGACAATGTCACAAAAGACGAATTTTATAAGAATACGTTGATCCAGGATGCTGTTTTTAGAAGCTAGCGAAAACTTGTTTTCGCTGCGCCGAAAATTAATAATTTTCGAGCGATTAGAGATCATAGGAGAGGCGGTTAAGAACATTCCACAAGAAATAAAGGATAAATATGTGGAAATACCATGGAAACAGATTGCAGGGATGAGAGACATTCTCATACACCAATATTCTAGTGTTAAGCTGGAAAGAGTCTGGATTGTGGTAAAAAGAGATATTCCTGATTTAAAAGGTAAGATAGTTAATTTGAAAGAGAATATTGAAGAATAACTTCTCTAGTTCAACAGTTTTTCGCTGTGGAGAAAATAAATCAGATATTACATTCTAAAACGCCGATAAAACTTTCATACGCCTTATTTTATCCATTAAATACGTTTCTAAAAAGATTTGATCCCTATTCACACCAAATTACTTCTTTTTCTACACACGGCCGTAAATAAGGACTTAAAGATTTTTGCGTAACTAAATCAACTTTTCTACCGAAAAGGTTCTCTAAATAATCAATCAAACTCATGAAATCATGCAATGTGGGTTCTTCAAACTCTACAAGAATATCCCTCAAAAAATCTCTCAAAAATCCTGCGGATTTTTGGAGTGCAAAAACTTTGTTTTCTGCTATTCGATTTTTTGGGGGCGTGCAATAAATTGAAAAAATATAAGATTTAACATATTGAGGGAAATGGAAGAATGAACTATGAGATAACGACATTTATTGGACATAGGATCAAAGGAAAATTATTCAAAATCATTAATTTGAATTTAGAAAGCAAAAAACAGATCTAAATTTAAAGAGGATAAAATGAGCAAATCATTAAAAGACAGATTCCGAGGCTGTTTAATTGGACTTGCAGTGGGTGATGCATTAGGCGTTCCAATCGAATTTATGCATCCAGGGACATTTGAACCTGTAACTGATTTTAGAAGCGGGGGACCTCATGGTTTAGAAGCTGGAGAATGGAGCGATGACACATCACTGACTTTATGTCTTGCTGAAAGCTTAATAGAGAAAAAAGAATTCGATCCAGCTGATCAGTTAGAAAGATACAGGCGCTGGTACCGCGAAGGACATTTAAGCATCACTGGGAGTTGCTTTGATATTGGAAACACAACCAGAGAAGCTATACATAAATTTGAAGAAACTGGTAAACATTATTGTGGCCAAAAAGATGAATATTCATGTGGTAACGGATCATTAATGCGATTAGCTCCAGTCCCAATGTTTTATTATCGGGATCCGATAAAAGCAATTGAAAAATCCGGCGACAGCTCAAGAACAACCCATGGACACCAGAAGGTAATCGATGCCTGTAAATACATGGGTGGAATAATCTGTGGAGCAGTTAATGGGGTTTCAAAGGAAGAACTGCTTTCAAAGAGATATTCTCCAGTTGAAGGCTATTTTGATGAAAATCCATTAGATCCAGAGATTGATGAAGTGGCTTCAGGTTCATTTAAAGATAGAGAGCCTCCAGAGATTCGTGGAAGAGGATATGTGGTTAAAAGTTTAGAAGCGGCTCTCTGGGCTTTTTATAAAGGTAAAGATTTTGAAGAAGGCTGCTTGCTGGCTGTTAATTTGGGTGAAGATGCTGATACTACCGGGGCTATTTATGGGTATATTGCGGGGGCTTATTATGGTGAGAGCGGGATTCTGGGGAAATGGCGTGATGGATTGGCGGAATTTGATTTGATCGATTCTTTTGCTGAGGAATTATATGAAATTAGTAGAAATTCAGTATAAAATAAAGAATTTGAAAAAATCATAATAAAATAGATTTGCATTCTTCTAAAAATAATTCAGCACCATCAATTATGATTCTTGCTTCTTCTTCATTCAATTTTTGGAATAAACCATAATCAGCTTCTTCACGATCTTCTTGAGCTCTTGTAAACAAATCAAAGAGTTCCTTTTTTAAGCTTTAAGTTTTTCATATGACATTCCTATTAGAATTTCAGCTTCATCCAAGCACTACACCTTCTTTTTTAATAGTTGAGATAAAATGAGTATCTTTTAGAGTTTCATATTCTTTTTTAGAGATGACTTTGGCAGATATGTAAACGCCGGATTCAAGCAGTGCGGCACCAACCCTTTTCATAAGATTTAAAAGCAATATTTGTCTTTCGCTGAGCTTTATGATTGATTCAATGCAGTAACCCATAATATTATTAAGGAAGCATTATAATACAAAAAATAGTAAAAAGCAAACATATTAAATGTATTACTACGCTTACAATAATTTATTATTAAGATTTAACTGAATAAATCTGGCGTTACCTATGGAAGATGAAATAACAGGCTTAAAATCTCTTGTTGAACAAATTATAGATGAAATGCTCGAAAAAATTGAAAAACAAGAGGAATTTGACGCCATCACGTTTACAAATATCAAAGAAATAGCCAAAAATGGTGATTTAAAAAATGTGACGAAGGTTATTGAAGCTTTCAGGTGCCAGGATGAAATTAATTGAATTAGAAATAGATAACTTGCGCGGAATTCCACATCTAATTTTAAAGCCCAATGGAAATAATTTTTTAATTTTTGGACCAAATGGTTCTGGAAAAAGTGCAATTGTAGATGCACTTGATTTTCTACTTACTGGTCAAATCTCAAGAATGACTGGTGCAGGTACTAAAGATATTAAGCTTAAAGAACATGGTCCTCATATAAATTCAAAGCCTGAAGACGTTTGTGTTCGAGGAGTATTTGAAATACAGGGATTTGCAGAACCAGTTGAAATTAAACGTTCCATGAGTAAACCAAAAACTCTTATTTGTGACGCGAAAGTTAAATCCAGAATTACACCTATTTTAGAAATGGCTGATCGGGGCCAGCATGTTTTAACCAGAAGAGAAATCCTGAACTATGTAACTGCTGAGGCCAGCACAAGATCACAGCAGATCCAGAAGCTCCTTAAGATTACAGAAGTTGAGCAAATAAGAAAAAAACTGAGTAATGTTAGAAATAGACTGAATGAAGAATTAAAATCATCTGAAAATTCTAAAGTTAATGCTGAAGCAAGTATAATGGCCACAATCGGAGAAACAAACTTTGATAAGGAAAAATTGCTCCAAATAATCAATGAAAATCGCCAAATTTTAAGTGGAGAACCTATTTTTGAGATTAAATCTTCTCTTTTAAAGGAAGATATTAATCCAATTGCAGGTTCAGCTATTTCAGTTAACACAGCCCTTTTAGAATCAGATATCCAAAATATCCAGCAATTGATTTCAAAAGAAAATAAAGAAACAATTTCAATAACAAATGGAAAATTAAGGGATTTGATACTTAAAATTAGTTCTGATCCTAAGCTTAAAAAAGCCACAGAACTAAAAAGACTCACAGAATTAGGGCTTGTTTTAATTGATGAAGATGGAAACTGCCCTTTATGTGGAACTGATTGGAATCCAGGGGATTTAAAAGAAAACCTCCAAAAGCAGTTAGCTGATTTAAAAGAAGCATCTAAAATACTTGATGATATTTCAAAGTTATCCAATTCAATAAACATGCAAATAAAGAGTTTAATGTCCAGTATTGAAAAAATTTTAGATGTCTTGGAAACTCTGGAAATAAAGGATAAGTATTTGGAACCTGAATCATGGTTAGGGGATTT is a window encoding:
- a CDS encoding DUF86 domain-containing protein → MLFLEASENLFSLRRKLIIFERLEIIGEAVKNIPQEIKDKYVEIPWKQIAGMRDILIHQYSSVKLERVWIVVKRDIPDLKGKIVNLKENIEE
- a CDS encoding ADP-ribosylglycohydrolase family protein, whose translation is MSKSLKDRFRGCLIGLAVGDALGVPIEFMHPGTFEPVTDFRSGGPHGLEAGEWSDDTSLTLCLAESLIEKKEFDPADQLERYRRWYREGHLSITGSCFDIGNTTREAIHKFEETGKHYCGQKDEYSCGNGSLMRLAPVPMFYYRDPIKAIEKSGDSSRTTHGHQKVIDACKYMGGIICGAVNGVSKEELLSKRYSPVEGYFDENPLDPEIDEVASGSFKDREPPEIRGRGYVVKSLEAALWAFYKGKDFEEGCLLAVNLGEDADTTGAIYGYIAGAYYGESGILGKWRDGLAEFDLIDSFAEELYEISRNSV
- a CDS encoding DUF2791 family P-loop domain-containing protein, which gives rise to MDYEDIIQALKEGNVPPKGTSQICVGRELEIQEIKRLFEKIENGKAATKFLEGDYGGGKSFLLKVIEEMAFNENFVVSKITITRDIPFNRFEEVYKNIVKTLKCKTGTSLEHIIERWLTGLKMVAMEETMDPLRQNSIVRENMTQDLEAARKYANSFAIAIENYNSAASSGDTETAHYAQAWLRGDSNIPFTMKRKFGVKGDVTKENAFTFLEALSAFLKSLGYSGLVILIDEVEYIRSLHTTKLRDSAYDYIRYIYDECNLGNFESTLFVFAGTSEFFEDSKKGIPSYQALYDRIKDALDTDHKDLRKPIMRLEGLKKEELKELGAKIVEMHAEVYDWDANSKIDSLIDEIVDIHENNALLTGGKTTPREFVRTFLSVLDTVQQNPGELNSEDSILKLFEEREIEEEW
- a CDS encoding nucleotidyltransferase family protein, with the translated sequence MEEKKEVQYEIEDVKRKILPILKHYGVKKAGLFGSIVRGELREDSDIDILVEIEKDISLLDFVEFKLEIEEKLGRKVDLVEYSAIKPLLKNIILREQVAIL